One Acidobacteriota bacterium genomic window carries:
- a CDS encoding trehalose-6-phosphate synthase, translated as MRRLGALALVVGAVVGLRALGEGRTPDAHGAALAMGFALVAAVVAGDLTRRVGLPRLTGYLLFGLVCGPSVANLITRPMARDLLLLSGIAIALIAFIAGLELNVDRLRRKAAGMLWMSVSTVGVVFVGLLATFWLVWPWLPLLPEATGGLRLSAAAVVAAVTVSFSPIVSIAVIADSRARGPLSELVLVTTVVADLLLVLAFAVSMEGARWALAVRAETGLLLQLAWTMAGSMAFGALVGAGFTIYLRVVGQELTLALLAACVLLSQVGTLLGFEPILAGLTAGFVVSNVARPEGDALRVAIARGSLPVFVVFFVTAGASVDLVALMAVGGLALFVSVLRAGLLVAGTRLGRWLGGLEAWATRNWTGLVSQAGITLGFASLVAAEFPGWGTQVQALAVTLVALHEAVGPVLFRAALKRSGEIGPRTRKPLVVVSNREPYVHTYQDDGSVHCPPTAGGVAVALDALMRERGGVWIAHGSGSADRAVVDARDHVAVPPERPTYSLRRIWIGEETFARYYGGFANEGLWPLCHVVDVRPAFRSADWEAYQLVNDQFAEAIHHELADPATPVFIQDYHLALVAPRLRARRQDARTALFWHIPWPSPDRLRICPWRREMLAGLLANDLLAFQVERDRRNFLLAAQDELDCEVEENATVVRFHQRRTTVVSVPIGVDYDRIQQLGGDPGLADEHRRLVGEFGLTAPILGVGVDRLDYTKGIPERLTALDRLFEQRPDLRGRLTFVQVGVPSRSELESYSAIEAEIDQRVREINARHRVAGGSPPVFYHKRALPIRSLVALYRMARFCVVSSLHDGMNLVAKEFVASRDDLAGVLVLSELAGAAHELGRALIINPYDTDGFAAALARAIDMPVEEQAERMSVLRRVVAGRDVFGWASDILEGLDSLWSRPLLYSSSLAAEQPR; from the coding sequence ATGAGGCGCCTTGGGGCGCTGGCCCTCGTCGTCGGCGCGGTGGTGGGGCTGCGCGCGCTGGGCGAAGGCAGGACACCCGACGCCCACGGGGCGGCGCTCGCGATGGGCTTCGCGCTCGTGGCGGCCGTCGTGGCCGGTGATCTCACGCGACGGGTCGGCCTGCCACGGTTGACCGGGTATCTGCTCTTCGGGCTCGTCTGCGGGCCGAGCGTGGCCAACCTCATCACGCGCCCGATGGCCCGTGATCTTCTGTTGCTCAGCGGCATCGCCATCGCGCTCATCGCCTTCATCGCCGGCCTCGAATTGAACGTGGATCGCCTGCGGCGGAAGGCGGCCGGGATGCTGTGGATGAGCGTCTCGACGGTCGGCGTCGTGTTCGTCGGACTGCTCGCCACGTTCTGGCTCGTCTGGCCGTGGTTGCCGCTGCTGCCAGAGGCCACCGGTGGGCTGCGACTGTCCGCTGCGGCGGTGGTCGCCGCCGTGACCGTGAGCTTCTCGCCGATCGTGAGCATCGCGGTCATCGCCGACAGCCGCGCGCGGGGACCGCTCAGCGAGCTGGTGCTCGTCACGACGGTCGTGGCCGACCTGCTCCTGGTGCTCGCCTTTGCGGTCTCGATGGAAGGTGCCCGTTGGGCCCTGGCGGTCCGCGCCGAGACCGGCCTCCTGCTGCAGCTGGCTTGGACGATGGCCGGATCGATGGCCTTCGGCGCGCTCGTCGGGGCCGGCTTCACGATCTACCTGCGGGTGGTCGGGCAAGAGCTCACACTGGCCCTCCTGGCGGCCTGCGTGCTCCTCAGCCAGGTCGGCACACTCCTGGGCTTCGAACCGATCCTGGCAGGGCTGACGGCGGGTTTCGTGGTGAGCAACGTGGCACGGCCCGAGGGCGACGCGCTCCGCGTGGCCATCGCGCGGGGATCGTTGCCGGTGTTCGTCGTGTTCTTCGTCACGGCGGGGGCTTCGGTCGACCTCGTCGCGCTCATGGCGGTCGGCGGTCTGGCGCTGTTCGTCAGCGTACTGAGGGCCGGCTTGCTGGTTGCGGGCACGCGGCTCGGCCGCTGGCTGGGCGGGTTGGAGGCCTGGGCCACGAGGAACTGGACGGGCCTCGTCTCGCAGGCCGGGATCACGCTCGGGTTCGCGTCGCTGGTCGCCGCGGAGTTCCCCGGCTGGGGCACGCAGGTCCAGGCGCTGGCCGTGACGCTGGTCGCGCTGCACGAGGCGGTGGGCCCGGTGCTGTTTCGCGCCGCGCTCAAGCGAAGCGGCGAAATCGGGCCCCGCACGCGCAAGCCGCTGGTCGTCGTGTCGAACCGTGAACCCTACGTGCACACGTACCAGGACGATGGCTCGGTTCACTGTCCTCCGACAGCCGGAGGCGTGGCCGTGGCCCTCGATGCGCTGATGCGCGAGCGCGGGGGGGTCTGGATCGCCCACGGCAGTGGGTCGGCCGATCGGGCTGTCGTCGACGCCCGCGACCACGTGGCCGTGCCTCCCGAGCGCCCGACCTACTCGCTGCGGCGCATCTGGATCGGCGAGGAGACATTCGCCCGGTACTACGGCGGGTTCGCCAACGAGGGGCTCTGGCCGCTCTGTCACGTGGTCGACGTGCGCCCGGCCTTTCGCAGCGCGGACTGGGAGGCTTACCAGCTCGTGAACGACCAGTTCGCGGAGGCCATCCACCACGAGCTCGCCGATCCGGCCACGCCGGTCTTCATCCAGGACTACCACCTGGCGCTCGTCGCCCCTCGACTGCGCGCTCGGCGACAGGACGCGAGGACGGCGCTCTTCTGGCACATCCCCTGGCCCTCGCCGGATCGGCTGCGCATCTGTCCCTGGCGGCGCGAGATGCTCGCCGGTTTGCTCGCCAACGACCTGCTCGCGTTCCAGGTGGAGCGCGACCGGCGGAACTTCCTGCTGGCGGCTCAGGACGAGCTCGACTGCGAGGTCGAGGAGAACGCGACCGTCGTGAGATTCCATCAGCGGCGCACGACCGTCGTCTCGGTCCCGATTGGCGTCGACTACGACCGGATCCAGCAACTTGGCGGCGACCCGGGGCTCGCGGACGAGCACCGGCGGCTGGTTGGCGAATTCGGCCTCACCGCTCCCATTCTCGGTGTGGGCGTCGATCGCCTCGACTACACGAAGGGCATCCCCGAGCGGCTGACCGCACTCGACCGCCTGTTCGAGCAGCGGCCCGACCTGCGTGGGCGGCTGACCTTCGTGCAGGTGGGCGTGCCCTCACGCTCGGAGCTCGAGAGTTACAGCGCCATCGAGGCCGAGATCGACCAGCGGGTGAGGGAGATCAACGCCCGCCACCGTGTGGCGGGTGGTTCACCGCCCGTGTTCTACCACAAGCGGGCGTTGCCCATCCGCAGCCTCGTGGCGCTCTACCGGATGGCCCGCTTCTGCGTCGTCAGCTCGCTGCACGACGGCATGAACCTGGTGGCGAAGGAGTTCGTCGCGTCGCGCGACGATCTGGCGGGAGTGCTGGTGCTGAGCGAACTGGCCGGCGCTGCGCACGAGCTGGGGCGGGCCCTGATCATCAACCCGTACGACACGGACGGCTTCGCCGCCGCGCTCGCGCGCGCCATCGACATGCCCGTCGAGGAGCAGGCCGAGCGAATGAGCGTGCTGCGTCGGGTCGTCGCCGGTCGTGACGTCTTCGGTTGGGCCTCGGACATCCTCGAGGGACTCGACAGCCTGTGGAGCCGGCCGCTCCTCTACTCCTCGAGCCTGGCGGCGGAACAACCGAGGTAG
- the treY gene encoding malto-oligosyltrehalose synthase produces the protein MQSRSDERMFAFPSGTYRMQFYGGLTFQSARTLVPYLARLGAGAFYSSPFLKARPGSGHGYDVVDHNQLNPELGTAEDFQALMDGLREAGMGHLVDFVPNHMGVDPASNPYWRDVLENGSCSAYAHYFDIDWDPVKVDLQGKVLLPLLGDQYGRVLERGELRLAYEGGALVLRYWETELPINPRRAPIVLRHGLDGLTSTLGEDHPHVREFLSILTGLHNLPAYTERDPERIAERRREKEVLRERLQRLTAESSDIIAHIERAIVHANGDPSRPESFDLLHELLEVQAYRLAYWRTAAHEVNYRRFFDVNELGGLRVEDPSVFGPTHALLAKLIRERAVTGVRIDHADGLYDPTTYFQHLQGLAPDSTGARPAEHGGHPLYVVAEKILTDRESLSRDWAVHGTTGYTYLNAVNGLFVRRAHARLLTRAYVKFTRRAQPFPEVAYHSKRLIMSTSMASELNVLAHELDRMTESNRHSRDFTLNSLRDVLREVVACFPVYRTYVNDAGWTADDAAVVDRALDLARRRNPAMEASIFDFLRAVLLPRLAASPDDAQGDPFATTDEATFERRRAFAMRFQQYTGPVQAKGIEDTAFYRYNVLVSLNEVGGEPDRWGCEVDEFHAQNAARLRDWPFELITTATHDTKLGEDVRARIDVLSELPAEWRKALSTWVRATADCRARVEDEWAPDRNDEYRFFQVLVGCWPPGFTSAAPPPGTFVERIREYMHKAIKEAKLHTSWIRPNQPYDEAVSRYVDRVLLDLGRGRFFSSFLPFARRVAALGMVNSLAQLVLKMASPGVADVYQGNELWDLRLVDPDNRRPVDFAHRQALLDELAPLIDRLTSLQPVADEDTARVAELAERWEDGRIKLLVTSVGLRLRRAHPELFLLGDYVPLAVDVPLPADVVAMARVSGSRALVAVVPRFVATLAGAEARWPRSTDWKTSRVLLPDALPGQEFVNVLTGERLRRTQGRDESWLFVGEALRVAPVALLVAAGGSGSP, from the coding sequence GCAGTTCTACGGCGGGCTGACGTTCCAGTCGGCGCGGACCCTCGTGCCCTACCTCGCACGCCTCGGTGCCGGCGCCTTCTACTCGTCGCCGTTCCTCAAGGCGCGACCAGGCAGCGGGCACGGGTACGACGTCGTCGACCACAACCAGCTGAATCCGGAGCTCGGCACGGCCGAGGACTTCCAGGCGCTCATGGACGGCCTGCGGGAAGCCGGCATGGGACACCTCGTCGACTTCGTGCCCAACCACATGGGCGTCGACCCGGCGTCGAACCCGTACTGGCGCGACGTCCTCGAGAACGGATCGTGTTCGGCGTACGCCCACTACTTCGACATCGACTGGGATCCCGTCAAGGTCGATCTCCAGGGAAAGGTCCTGCTTCCCCTGCTGGGCGATCAATACGGTCGCGTGCTCGAGCGAGGAGAGCTCAGGCTGGCCTACGAGGGGGGCGCACTGGTCCTCCGCTACTGGGAGACCGAGCTGCCGATCAACCCCAGGCGGGCCCCCATCGTTCTCCGGCACGGCCTCGACGGTCTCACCTCGACGCTCGGCGAGGACCACCCGCACGTGAGGGAGTTCCTGAGCATCCTGACGGGTCTGCACAACCTGCCGGCCTACACCGAACGCGACCCCGAGCGCATTGCCGAACGCCGGCGCGAGAAGGAGGTGCTACGCGAGCGGCTCCAGCGTCTCACCGCCGAGTCGAGTGACATCATCGCTCACATCGAGCGCGCGATCGTTCACGCCAACGGCGACCCGTCGCGCCCCGAGAGCTTCGACCTGCTCCACGAGCTGCTCGAGGTCCAGGCCTACCGGCTGGCGTACTGGCGCACCGCGGCCCACGAGGTCAACTACCGCCGTTTCTTCGATGTGAACGAGCTCGGCGGCCTTCGGGTCGAGGATCCGAGCGTGTTCGGGCCGACACACGCGCTGCTCGCGAAACTGATTCGCGAGCGCGCCGTGACCGGCGTCAGGATCGACCACGCCGACGGCCTCTACGACCCGACGACGTACTTCCAGCACCTCCAGGGACTGGCGCCCGACTCGACGGGAGCCAGACCGGCCGAACACGGCGGCCACCCGCTCTACGTCGTCGCGGAGAAGATCCTCACCGATCGCGAGAGCCTGTCACGCGACTGGGCGGTGCACGGCACGACGGGGTACACCTACCTCAACGCCGTCAACGGGCTGTTCGTCCGTCGCGCTCACGCCAGGCTCCTGACGCGAGCCTACGTCAAGTTCACGAGACGGGCACAGCCGTTCCCCGAGGTCGCGTACCACAGCAAGCGGCTCATCATGAGCACGTCGATGGCGAGCGAGCTCAACGTGCTCGCGCACGAGCTCGATCGGATGACCGAGAGCAACAGGCACTCGCGCGACTTCACGCTGAACAGCTTGCGCGACGTCCTGCGTGAGGTGGTCGCGTGCTTCCCGGTCTACCGGACGTACGTGAACGACGCCGGCTGGACCGCCGACGATGCCGCCGTGGTCGATCGCGCGCTGGATCTCGCTCGCCGGCGCAACCCGGCGATGGAGGCGTCGATCTTCGACTTCCTGCGGGCGGTCCTGCTCCCGAGGCTGGCGGCGTCGCCCGACGACGCGCAGGGCGACCCGTTCGCCACCACTGACGAAGCCACCTTCGAGCGGCGCCGGGCCTTCGCCATGCGCTTCCAGCAGTACACCGGACCCGTGCAGGCCAAGGGCATCGAGGATACGGCCTTCTATCGCTACAACGTGCTCGTATCGCTCAACGAGGTCGGTGGCGAGCCCGACCGATGGGGCTGCGAGGTCGACGAGTTCCATGCCCAGAACGCGGCGAGGCTGCGCGATTGGCCGTTCGAGCTGATCACGACCGCCACCCACGATACGAAGCTCGGCGAGGACGTCCGGGCACGAATCGACGTGCTGTCCGAATTGCCGGCCGAGTGGCGCAAGGCGCTCTCGACATGGGTGCGGGCCACAGCCGACTGCCGCGCGCGCGTCGAGGATGAATGGGCGCCCGATCGCAACGATGAATACCGCTTCTTCCAGGTGCTGGTCGGCTGCTGGCCACCCGGCTTCACGAGCGCCGCCCCGCCGCCGGGCACCTTCGTCGAGCGCATCCGCGAGTACATGCACAAGGCGATCAAGGAGGCCAAGCTGCACACGAGCTGGATCCGTCCGAATCAGCCTTACGACGAAGCCGTGAGCCGGTACGTCGACCGTGTCCTGCTCGACCTCGGTCGCGGCCGCTTCTTCTCCTCGTTCCTGCCGTTTGCGCGACGCGTGGCCGCACTCGGCATGGTGAACTCGCTCGCGCAACTGGTCCTGAAGATGGCGTCGCCGGGCGTGGCCGACGTCTACCAGGGCAACGAGCTCTGGGACCTGCGGCTGGTCGACCCGGACAACCGGCGGCCCGTCGACTTCGCGCACCGGCAGGCTCTGCTCGATGAACTGGCCCCGCTGATCGATCGGCTCACGTCCCTGCAGCCGGTCGCGGACGAGGACACGGCGCGCGTCGCCGAGCTGGCCGAACGGTGGGAGGACGGGCGGATCAAGCTCCTCGTCACGAGCGTCGGTCTCCGGTTGCGTCGGGCCCACCCCGAGCTGTTCCTGCTTGGCGACTACGTCCCCCTCGCGGTCGATGTGCCGCTCCCTGCCGACGTCGTGGCGATGGCGCGTGTGAGCGGGTCCCGGGCCCTCGTCGCGGTGGTGCCCCGCTTCGTTGCCACGCTCGCCGGGGCCGAGGCACGCTGGCCTCGAAGCACCGATTGGAAGACCTCCCGCGTGCTGCTGCCCGATGCGCTGCCCGGACAGGAGTTCGTCAACGTGCTGACCGGCGAACGGCTGCGCCGCACCCAGGGGCGGGACGAGTCGTGGCTGTTCGTCGGCGAAGCGCTCCGCGTGGCCCCGGTGGCTCTGCTCGTCGCCGCGGGGGGCTCCGGCTCGCCGTGA